One region of Culex pipiens pallens isolate TS chromosome 2, TS_CPP_V2, whole genome shotgun sequence genomic DNA includes:
- the LOC120420038 gene encoding phospholipase A-2-activating protein: MVKIEDFKLSCELAGHKLDVRAVAEGKGFVVSGSRDKTAKVWSSLGGGHQYTETETLNRHTNYVGAVLVVEENGWICTASNDATICVFKYPNGPMEPIAVLKGHTSTVCALAKGNSANVIVSGSWDKSAKIWTSVGSSLASITLVGHEAAVWAVALLTSGKYVTGSADKSIFVWNEKGEKLVVLKGHKDCVRGLCALPGGGFLSCSNDATIRQWSDSNECVKEFHGHTNYIYSVARSDFWGEDVFISGGEDSTIRMWSLKDGALGDALQLPAQSVWAVAGLRNGDIVAGSSDGLVRVFTSSSDRAASQDIQDAFKLSVDVRIQESTKQLGGMNVNDLPGPESLLSEGRPGQTRIVRHADGKIMCYQWSNNKWECVGDVMGATGGDTGKQLYEGREYDYVFSVNLSDEAPNLKLPYNRGEDPWFVAQRFIHKHSLPQAYLDQVANFIVKNADNTPVQPSAGSNSAYDPFTGGARYVPGSGSSYQPSAANTDPFTGGSSYTTQTPNAGFASNGSSGGGAGNADPFTGASSYSTGSSEVKKVNNHFPHKHFVTMENADLAKVLIKLKELNGKIEDKSLQMSDDTLDDIVRYVGEVTKVSEQNSACLTALRYLFTWPTESIFPVLDITRLIVRDPKACQELFEGDFLRTLLQHINHLPANQMMGARCFVNMISHGPGRAIVTEHIRPIVEKLSPIKSGSGNLQIALASFYLNLSMTQLDKPSLDFCKVFSDAVGEFLEWATDHEATYRAYQALGNLMSIPGGQGTLVANHVRSNTGLIDKILLNISVEVAGFGKLNECASYLYELLA; this comes from the coding sequence ATGGTCAAAATCGAAGACTTCAAGCTTTCGTGCGAACTCGCGGGCCACAAGCTGGACGTCCGTGCCGTGGCCGAGGGCAAGGGCTTCGTCGTGTCCGGCTCGCGGGACAAAACGGCCAAGGTGTGGAGCTCGCTGGGCGGTGGCCACCAGTACACGGAAACGGAAACGCTGAACCGACACACGAACTACGTGGGGGCCGTGCTGGTGGTGGAGGAGAACGGCTGGATCTGCACGGCCAGCAACGATGCGACCATTTGCGTGTTCAAGTACCCGAACGGGCCGATGGAACCGATCGCGGTGCTGAAGGGCCACACGTCGACGGTTTGCGCGCTGGCCAAGGGCAACTCGGCGAACGTGATAGTTTCGGGGAGTTGGGACAAAAGTGCCAAGATTTGGACCAGCGTTGGGTCGTCGCTGGCCAGCATCACGCTGGTGGGCCATGAAGCGGCCGTTTGGGCGGTTGCGCTGCTGACCAGCGGAAAGTACGTAACGGGATCGGCAGACAAGTCCATCTTTGTTTGGAACGAAAAGGGTGAAAAGTTGGTTGTGCTCAAGGGACACAAGGATTGCGTCCGTGGGTTGTGTGCCCTGCCGGGAGGAGGTTTCCTGAGTTGTTCGAACGATGCAACGATTCGGCAGTGGAGCGATTCGAATGAGTGCGTGAAGGAGTTTCACGGACACACCAATTACATCTACAGCGTTGCGCGGAGCGATTTTTGGGGAGAGGACGTATTTATCAGCGGCGGAGAGGACAGCACGATCCGGATGTGGAGCTTGAAGGACGGAGCGTTGGGAGATGCGCTGCAGTTGCCTGCCCAGTCGGTTTGGGCCGTTGCGGGGCTGCGCAACGGAGACATTGTTGCCGGTTCCAGCGATGGATTGGTGCGTGTTTTCACGTCCAGCAGCGATCGCGCAGCTTCGCAGGATATCCAGGATGCCTTCAAGCTGTCGGTTGACGTTCGCATCCAAGAGTCTACGAAGCAACTGGGAGGAATGAACGTGAACGATCTGCCTGGGCCGGAATCGCTTCTGTCGGAGGGACGTCCGGGACAGACGAGAATTGTTCGCCACGCCGATGGCAAGATCATGTGCTACCAGTGGAGTAACAACAAGTGGGAGTGTGTTGGCGATGTGATGGGAGCCACCGGAGGAGATACTGGGAAGCAGCTGTACGAAGGACGCGAGTATGATTATGTCTTCTCTGTTAACTTGTCGGATGAAGCTCCGAACTTGAAGCTTCCGTACAACCGTGGTGAGGATCCTTGGTTCGTTGCCCAGCGGTTCATCCACAAGCACAGCCTTCCGCAGGCCTATCTGGATCAGGTGGCCAACTTTATCGTGAAAAACGCCGACAACACGCCGGTTCAGCCGAGCGCTGGCTCCAACAGTGCTTACGATCCGTTCACCGGTGGCGCTCGGTACGTCCCTGGGTCAGGGTCCTCGTATCAGCCCAGCGCTGCCAACACCGATCCCTTCACGGGCGGATCAAGCTACACAACGCAGACTCCAAACGCTGGTTTCGCCAGCAACGGATCATCTGGCGGTGGAGCCGGAAACGCCGATCCCTTCACCGGAGCATCCAGCTATTCCACCGGTTCCAGTGAGGTCAAAAAGGTTAACAACCACTTCCCTCACAAACACTTTGTGACGATGGAAAATGCTGACCTGGCAAAGGTCCTAATCAAGCTGAAGGAACTGAACGGCAAAATCGAAGACAAGAGCCTCCAGATGTCGGACGACACGCTGGACGACATCGTGCGCTACGTCGGAGAAGTGACCAAAGTGTCCGAGCAAAATTCCGCATGTCTGACCGCTCTCCGCTACCTGTTCACCTGGCCAACGGAAAGCATCTTCCCCGTGCTGGACATTACCCGACTAATCGTGCGTGATCCGAAAGCTTGCCAGGAACTGTTCGAGGGCGACTTTCTGCGAACGCTGCTCCAACACATCAACCATCTCCCCGCAAATCAGATGATGGGCGCGCGTTGCTTCGTGAACATGATTTCTCACGGCCCTGGACGCGCTATCGTCACCGAACACATCCGGCCGATCGTGGAGAAACTCTCCCCCATCAAATCCGGCTCCGGCAATCTCCAGATCGCGCTGGCCAGCTTCTATCTGAACCTCTCGATGACCCAGCTGGACAAACCGTCGCTGGACTTTTGCAAGGTGTTTTCGGACGCGGTCGGAGAGTTTCTCGAGTGGGCCACCGACCACGAGGCCACCTACAGGGCGTACCAGGCGCTCGGAAATCTGATGTCCATCCCCGGCGGACAGGGCACGCTGGTGGCGAACCATGTTCGCAGCAACACCGGACTCATTGACAAGATTCTGCTCAACATTAGCGTGGAGGTGGCCGGCTTTGGCAAACTGAACGAGTGCGCGAGTTATCTGTACGAACTGTTGGCTTAA
- the LOC120419756 gene encoding UDP-galactose transporter senju — protein MTNPRINWGELFPNKKSIIIFLTYMSLFVSQGILVTASQRADNSYSYNTVLVVLLTEILKLVISTLLYCRENSFHSLVSRVVEGRQVLALYFVPAFLYCLYNNLAFVNLSTFDPTTYYLLLQLRVVITGVLFQIIFKKSLSRKQWFSLCLLTLGCMLKQWNFTLPGSSGDGAAEQQKSDDGSTFHGKNISGFDLSFSAVLILVQTVCSCLAGVYNEYLLKRKGSDINIYVQNVFMYLDSIVCNLFILMFRGELAAVVTREHLAEVFRFEVLVIMVNNAAIGIITSFFLKYMNSILKTFASALELMFTAILCYLLFSIPIYLNTVLAIFVVSYSIYLYSLNPVVNLANKPGVPSGEGKAKDESRKALLNEDDVELQMEDV, from the exons ATGACGAATCCCCGCATAAATTGGGGAGAATTGTTCCCCAACAAAAAGAGCATCATCATCTTCCTAACTTACATGTCCCTGTTTGTAAGTCAGG GCATTCTCGTAACCGCTTCCCAGCGGGCCGATAACAGCTATAGCTACAACACGGTACTCGTGGTACTGCTGACCGAAATCCTCAAACTAGTCATCTCCACTTTGCTTTACTGTAGAGa AAACTCGTTCCATTCACTAGTGTCGAGGGTCGTCGAGGGCCGCCAGGTGCTGGCGCTGTACTTTGTGCCTGCCTTTTTGTACTGTTTGTACAACAATCTCGCGTTTGTTAATCTATCTACGTTCGATCCCACCACCTACTATCTGCTGCTGCAGCTGCGGGTCGTCATTACCGGGGTGTTGTTTCAG ataattttcaagaaatctCTTAGCCGGAAGCAATGGTTTTCCCTTTGTCTGCTCACGCTGGGCTGCATGCTGAAGCAGTGGAACTTTACGCTGCCAGGGTCGTCCGGAGACGGCGCGGCAGAGCAGCAAAAGTCGGACGATGGCAGCACCTTCCACGGTAAAAACATTTCGGGCTTCGATCTCAGCTTCAGCGCCGTGTTGATCCTGGTGCAGACGGTTTGTTCCTGTCTGGCCGGCGTGTACAACGAGTACCTGCTGAAGCGCAAGGGCTCGGACATCAACATCTACGTGCAGAACGTGTTCATGTACCTGGATTCGATCGTGTGCAATCTGTTTATTCTGATGTTCCGTGGCGAGCTGGCCGCCGTCGTGACGCGCGAGCATTTGGCCGAGGTGTTCCGCTTCGAGGTGCTCGTGATTATGGTGAACAACGCCGCGATCGGAATCATCACCAGCTTCTTCCTCAAGTACATGAACTCGATCCTGAAGACGTTCGCGAGCGCCCTCGAACTCATGTTCACCGCCATTCTGTGTTATCTGCTGTTCTCGATTCCGATTTATTTGAACACCGTGCTGGCGATATTCGTCGTCTCGTACTCGATCTATCTGTACTCGCTGAATCCGGTCGTCAATCTTGCCAACAAACCTGGCGTCCCCAGCGGTGAGGGTAAAGCCAAGGACGAAAGCCGGAAGGCACTACTCAACGAGGACGACGTCGAACTGCAGATGGAGGACGTTTAG
- the LOC120419749 gene encoding uncharacterized protein LOC120419749 isoform X1, translating to MTGGLFASLGNETPVADLFQNWRTLYHESHIEGTRHILQLCVDITGYSYAIKPEDVELSGSDMPNFVQENVVKSNFQEVNVFNKPAVLERLFKLLEVMIVHDSQELLQNNFWLNRMIMMMVAFSEADDDECNMVGGCLSTFLLVHISAVRQNVQKELEKTYLDNDDLIDEIERRERNLYKCCKKLIRNIEIVHRFTITLPTISDLYCRLLVAYPGFYVENGVGMKVLLKLLQCRHARTYALVVNCFKSLLNPEAQSKEVVGAVTTFFVESAQAFFVQGLLNHKSYEKQALEVVLLIQNQFQGRTVFDKDVTDKLRQFMFNADDQVRGYAIDFHVSTLCRPEDDQTKDGDILLHILKLYVTYEHSIESLKSLVTYLWQLDFFETWDVLFDLLTGEAAREDNFFLVYSLVIVVNHCHGLLMQSFESQEQQPVDRDKLRRLVKSFMRKYPEALRSCIRYECAYSELLKPASAEHHGKIMRLKVDVQPYYEALFDVLETVARTGTDFCMLVANLKVIRKYGAVIVDTEQIWTELMTSSVSAFIETRHKITSVNVGKDPQVQESYYQCMVRVTAMLELDHDIGHTNLNTLMTMAVNDFNLLEKFKFNQIQTAMFYRFYKSVFYTLLHAYQSPPPADSGIIPDLPRFTGQRLKRRVLALLRILIKHLGQYDEPLEVCLHQFTTLCDMLLMTQTSIAELDIAELAHCEYNVEATLLERMAKYLLNYLISKEYDVHELAEQKQRQLLEKYIALYRNHRSLPRITDTYHMVANFCFPTLFEPQLKRLMVVLYRTDPSQFCEVISQAAFQLLLFYKSEPSVKNLFKKFQAFAGAELTEHADESASVVSRVVEKVLNYMMAAVIGNAENAPGAKKMLKLIEPMLPAMPAEELVKMEHLLVRRQEYATLAPAERKVIDKFVRHLRKCADA from the exons ATGACCGGCGGACTGTTTGCCAGCTTGGGCAACGAAACGCCCGTTGCG GACCTGTTTCAAAACTGGCGCACGCTTTACCACGAAAGCCACATCGAGGGAACGCGGCACATCCTGCAGCTTTGCGTCGACATAACCGGCTACTCGTACGCGATCAAGCCCGAGGACGTTGAGCTGTCCGGGAGCGACATGCCCAACTTTGTCCAGGAGAATGTCGTTAAATCA AACTTCCAAGAAGTGAACGTGTTCAACAAGCCGGCAGTTCTGGAACGTTTGTTCAAACTGCTGGAGGTGATGATTGTGCATGACTCACAGGAACTGCTCCAGAACAATTTCTGGCTGAACCGGATGATTATGATGATGGTGGCGTTTAGCGAGGCTGATGATGACGAGTGTAACATGG TGGGTGGATGCCTGAGTACTTTCCTGCTGGTCCACATTTCCGCTGTCCGGCAGAACGTGCAGAAGGAGCTGGAGAAAACGTACCTGGACAACGATGATTTGATCGATGAAATCGAACGGCGTGAAAGAAACTTGTACAAGTGCTGCAAGAAGCTCATCCGTAACATTGAGATTGTGCACAGATTCACGATCACGCTGCCCACAATCTCCGATCTGTACTGTCGGTTGCTGGTCgcctatccaggtttctacgtTGAAAATGGCGTTGGGATGAAGGTGCTCCTGAAGCTGCTGCAATGTCGTCACGCCCGAACGTACGCGCTGGTCGTCAACTGCTTCAAGAGCCTGCTCAATCCGGAAGCCCAGTCCAAGGAGGTAGTCGGAGCAGTGACCACATTTTTCGTCGAATCGGCCCAAGCCTTCTTCGTGCAAGGACTGCTCAATCACAAATCGTACGAGAAGCAAGCGTTGGAAGTCGTTCTGCTCATCCAGAACCAGTTTCAAGGTCGAACCGTGTTCGACAAGGACGTCACCGACAAACTGCGCCAGTTTATGTTCAACGCGGACGATCAGGTGCGAGGATACGCGATCGATTTCCACGTGAGCACCCTTTGCCGACCGGAAGACGACCAGACCAAAGACGGCGATATTCTGTTGCATATCCTCAAGCTGTACGTTACCTACGAACACTCGATCGAATCGCTCAAGTCCCTCGTAACGTACCTCTGGCAGTTGGATTTTTTCGAGACTTGGGATGTTCTGTTTGATCTGTTGACCGGGGAAGCCGCTCGCGAGGACAACTTCTTCCTGGTGTACTCCCTCGTAATCGTAGTCAACCATTGTCACGGACTACTTATGCAGAGTTTCGAAAGCCAGGAGCAACAACCCGTTGATCGGGACAAGTTGCGGCGCCTGGTCAAGTCTTTCATGCGCAAGTACCCGGAAGCGTTACGCAGCTGCATCCGGTACGAGTGCGCTTACTCGGAACTGCTGAAGCCGGCCTCCGCCGAGCATCACGGCAAAATTATGCGCCTCAAGGTTGACGTTCAACCTTACTACGAGGCGCTCTTTGACGTGCTGGAAACGGTCGCCCGAACTGGGACCGACTTCTGCATGTTGGTCGCAAATCTGAAGGTCATTCGCAAGTACGGCGCCGTAATCGTCGATACGGAACAAATTTGGACCGAACTGATGACCAGCTCCGTGAGCGCATTCATCGAAACTCGCCACAAGATCACCAGTGTAAACGTCGGCAAAGACCCGCAGGTCCAAGAATCCTACTACCAGTGCATGGTTCGTGTGACCGCGATGTTAGAGCTGGACCACGACATCGGCCACACCAACCTGAACACGTTGATGACGATGGCCGTTAACGACTTCAACCTGCTTGAAAAGTTCAAGTTCAACCAAATTCAAACCGCCATGTTCTATCGCTTCTACAAGAGTGTCTTCTACACGCTGCTTCACGCCTACCAATCCCCACCGCCAGCGGACAGTGGAATCATCCCGGATCTGCCCCGCTTCACCGGGCAGCGTCTCAAGCGCCGCGTGCTGGCACTTCTCCGCATACTGATCAAACATCTCGGCCAGTACGACGAACCGCTCGAGGTGTGCCTGCACCAGTTCACCACGCTGTGCGACATGCTCCTGATGACCCAAACCAGCATCGCCGAGCTGGACATCGCTGAGCTGGCGCACTGCGAGTACAACGTCGAGGCGACCCTGCTCGAACGGATGGCCAAATATCTGCTCAACTATCTGATCTCGAAGGAGTACG ATGTCCACGAGCTGGCCGAGCAGAAGCAGCGGCAGCTGCTCGAAAAGTACATCGCCCTGTACCGGAATCACCGCTCGCTACCCCGCATCACCGACACGTACCACATGGTGGCCAACTTTTGCTTCCCGACGCTGTTCGAGCCGCAGCTGAAGCGACTCATGGTCGTCCTGTACCGGACCGATCCGTCCCAGTTTTGCGAGGTCATCTCGCAGGCCGCCTTCCAGCTGCTGCTGTTTTACAAGTCGGAACCGAGCGTCAAG AACCTGTTCAAAAAGTTCCAGGCGTTTGCCGGGGCCGAGCTGACGGAGCACGCGGACGAAAGTGCCAGCGTGGTTTCGCGCGTCGTCGAGAAGGTTCTGAACTACATGATGGCGGCGGTGATTGGAAATGCGGAGAATGCGCCCGGCGCCAAGAAGATGCTCAAGCTGATCGAACCGATGCTGCCGGCGATGCCGGCTGAGGAGCTGGTCAAGATGGAGCACCTGCTGGTGCGACGGCAGGAGTACGCGACGTTGGCACCGGCCGAGCGCAAGGTCATCGACAAGTTTGTGCGGCACTTGCGGAAGTGCGCGGATGCGTAA
- the LOC120419749 gene encoding tubulin beta chain-like isoform X2 has product MREILHIQAGQCGNQIGAKFWEVISDEHGIDATGAYCGDSDLQLERINVYYNEATGGKYVPRAILVDLEPGTMDSVRAGPFGQLFRPDNFIFGQSGAGNNWAKGHYTEGAELVDSVLDVVRKEAEGCDCMQGFQLTHSLGGGTGSGMGTLLISKIREEYPDRIMNTFSVVPSPKVSDTVVEPYNATLSVHQLVENTDESYCIDNEALYDICFRTLKLTTPTYGDLNHLVSATMSGVTTCLRFPGQLNADLRKLAVNMVPFPRLHFFMTGFAPLTSRGSQQYRALSVPELTQQMFDAKNMMAACDPRHGRYLTVAAIFRGRMSMKEVDEQMLNVQSKNSSYFVEWIPNNVKTAVCDIPPRGLKMSSTFIGNSTAIQEIFKRINEQFTAMFRRKAFLHWYTGEGMDEMEFTEAESNMNDLVSEYQQYQEASADEEGEFDEEEEGDVHELAEQKQRQLLEKYIALYRNHRSLPRITDTYHMVANFCFPTLFEPQLKRLMVVLYRTDPSQFCEVISQAAFQLLLFYKSEPSVKNLFKKFQAFAGAELTEHADESASVVSRVVEKVLNYMMAAVIGNAENAPGAKKMLKLIEPMLPAMPAEELVKMEHLLVRRQEYATLAPAERKVIDKFVRHLRKCADA; this is encoded by the exons ATGCGTGAAATTCTGCACATTCAAGCGGGCCAGTGCGGCAACCAGATCGGGGCGAAATTTTGGGAGGTAATTTCCGACGAGCACGGAATCGACGCGACCGGAGCGTACTGCGGCGACAGCGATCTGCAGCTGGAGCGCATCAACGTGTACTACAACGAGGCCACCGGCGGAAAGTACGTTCCGCGGGCGATCCTGGTGGATCTGGAGCCGGGCACGATGGACTCGGTGCGAGCGGGTCCGTTTGGGCAGCTGTTCCGGCCGGATAATTTTATCTTTGGCCAGTCGGGCGCCGGCAACAACTGGGCCAAGGGACACTACACGGAGGGGGCGGAGCTGGTCGATTCCGTGCTGGACGTGGTCCGCAAGGAGGCCGAAGGCTGTGACTGCATGCAGGGCTTCCAGCTGACGCACTCGCTCGGGGgaggaaccggttccg GCATGGGAACGCTGCTGATCTCGAAAATTCGCGAAGAGTACCCCGATCGCATTATGAACACGTTTTCGGTTGTTCCATCGCCAAAGGTTTCCGACACGGTGGTTGAGCCGTACAACGCCACGTTGAGTGTCCACCAGCTGGTTGAGAACACCGACGAATCGTACTGCATCGACAACGAGGCCCTGTACGACATCTGCTTCCGGACGCTAAAGTTGACCACGCCGACGTACGGCGATCTGAACCACCTGGTGTCGGCGACCATGTCCGGCGTAACGACCTGTCTGCGCTTCCCCGGTCAGCTGAACGCGGATCTCCGCAAACTGGCCGTCAACATGGTTCCCTTTCCGCGGCTGCACTTTTTCATGACCGGCTTTGCACCGCTGACTTCGCGAGGATCTCAGCAGTACCGTGCCCTGTCCGTCCCCGAGCTCACCCAGCAGATGTTTGACGCGAAGAACATGATGGCCGCGTGCGATCCTCGACACGGACGCTACCTCACGGTGGCCGCCATCTTCCGAGGCCGGATGTCCATGAAAGAGGTCGACGAGCAGATGTTGAACGTGCAGAGCAAAAACTCCAGCTACTTTGTCGAGTGGATCCCGAACAACGTCAAGACGGCCGTTTGCGACATTCCTCCTCGAGGTCTCAAGATGTCCTCCACCTTCATCGGCAACTCGACTGCGATCCAGGAGATATTCAAGCGCATCAACGAGCAGTTTACGGCCATGTTCCGGCGAAAGGCCTTCCTGCACTGGTACACGGGCGAGGGCATGGACGAGATGGAGTTTACCGAGGCCGAAAGCAATATGAACGATCTGGTGTCCGAGTATCAACAGTACCAGGAGGCTTCCGCGGACGAGGAGGGAGAGTtcgacgaggaggaggagggcg ATGTCCACGAGCTGGCCGAGCAGAAGCAGCGGCAGCTGCTCGAAAAGTACATCGCCCTGTACCGGAATCACCGCTCGCTACCCCGCATCACCGACACGTACCACATGGTGGCCAACTTTTGCTTCCCGACGCTGTTCGAGCCGCAGCTGAAGCGACTCATGGTCGTCCTGTACCGGACCGATCCGTCCCAGTTTTGCGAGGTCATCTCGCAGGCCGCCTTCCAGCTGCTGCTGTTTTACAAGTCGGAACCGAGCGTCAAG AACCTGTTCAAAAAGTTCCAGGCGTTTGCCGGGGCCGAGCTGACGGAGCACGCGGACGAAAGTGCCAGCGTGGTTTCGCGCGTCGTCGAGAAGGTTCTGAACTACATGATGGCGGCGGTGATTGGAAATGCGGAGAATGCGCCCGGCGCCAAGAAGATGCTCAAGCTGATCGAACCGATGCTGCCGGCGATGCCGGCTGAGGAGCTGGTCAAGATGGAGCACCTGCTGGTGCGACGGCAGGAGTACGCGACGTTGGCACCGGCCGAGCGCAAGGTCATCGACAAGTTTGTGCGGCACTTGCGGAAGTGCGCGGATGCGTAA
- the LOC120419765 gene encoding gametocyte-specific factor 1 yields the protein MEDELVSCPYNKEHRIIRYRLPYHIIKCKKQYVGTQLHTCPFNAMHLVDKNQMTAHIKECPDYLITVENEMAKTYAPSRTGASSMRTSKATTAQSNGTAR from the coding sequence ATGGAGGATGAACTAGTGTCCTGCCCGTACAACAAGGAGCACCGCATCATCCGGTACCGGCTGCCATACCACATCATCAAGTGCAAGAAGCAGTACGTCGGCACCCAGCTGCACACCTGTCCCTTTAACGCGATGCACCTCGTCGACAAGAACCAAATGACTGCCCACATCAAGGAGTGTCCGGACTATCTGATCACGGTGGAGAACGAAATGGCCAAAACGTACGCCCCGTCCAGAACGGGGGCTTCGTCGATGCGAACGTCCAAAGCGACCACAGCGCAATCCAACGGTACGGCGCGATAG